From a single Calderihabitans maritimus genomic region:
- a CDS encoding NADH-quinone oxidoreductase subunit A: MFTAGAMLATLLAVDLGDCLKGVNFLFEFGKIAFFTLVGVLLVGLIYFLNWFLSPKTVPTQLRNTAYECGDPPVGSGWARYHLSYYPFALLFVVFDVEAIFLFAWVAAFKPLGLFGLIEVMIFILMLVAGLVYAWRKGVLKWV; this comes from the coding sequence ATGTTTACTGCCGGTGCGATGCTGGCTACGCTTCTGGCGGTAGACCTTGGTGACTGCCTGAAAGGGGTGAACTTTTTGTTCGAGTTTGGGAAGATTGCTTTTTTTACCTTGGTGGGCGTCCTGTTGGTAGGCTTAATCTATTTTCTTAACTGGTTCTTATCCCCCAAAACCGTGCCTACGCAGCTGAGAAATACTGCCTACGAATGCGGCGACCCGCCGGTAGGTAGCGGCTGGGCCCGATATCACCTGAGCTATTATCCTTTTGCTTTATTATTTGTGGTTTTTGATGTGGAAGCCATCTTTCTTTTTGCTTGGGTGGCTGCTTTTAAACCATTAGGATTATTTGGTTTAATTGAAGTCATGATTTTCATTCTTATGCTGGTGGCAGGGTTAGTTTATGCCTGGCGGAAAGGAGTTTTAAAATGGGTGTAG
- a CDS encoding NADH-quinone oxidoreductase subunit B, whose amino-acid sequence MGVDDRWERFHQTEPGPLGKLFAHVEKIPGGQILIGWSEALVNWGRKSSLWPMTFGLACCAIEMMSTGASNFDIDRFGAGVFRPSARHADVMIVAGTITYKMAPRVRTLYEQMPAPKWVIAMGNCACSGGPFNTYSVVQGMDEIAPVDVYIPGCPPRPEALLYGLMKLQDKIMQEKITRRGLVKNEPRGISQGA is encoded by the coding sequence ATGGGTGTAGACGACCGGTGGGAAAGGTTTCATCAGACAGAGCCTGGACCATTGGGAAAGTTATTTGCCCATGTAGAAAAAATACCCGGTGGGCAAATTCTGATTGGGTGGTCCGAAGCGTTAGTTAACTGGGGTAGGAAATCTTCGTTATGGCCTATGACTTTTGGTCTGGCCTGCTGTGCCATTGAGATGATGAGTACCGGAGCTTCCAACTTTGATATCGATCGTTTTGGTGCCGGTGTTTTTCGTCCTTCAGCCCGGCATGCGGACGTAATGATTGTAGCCGGTACTATTACTTATAAAATGGCGCCGCGGGTCAGAACTCTTTATGAACAAATGCCTGCCCCGAAGTGGGTAATAGCCATGGGCAACTGTGCCTGCAGCGGCGGGCCTTTTAACACCTATAGTGTAGTGCAGGGAATGGATGAAATTGCGCCGGTAGATGTTTATATTCCCGGCTGTCCCCCCCGTCCGGAAGCTTTGCTCTATGGGCTGATGAAATTACAAGACAAGATTATGCAGGAAAAGATCACCCGAAGGGGGTTGGTAAAAAATGAGCCCCGCGGAATTAGTCAAGGCGCTTAA
- a CDS encoding NADH-quinone oxidoreductase subunit C, which translates to MSPAELVKALKQEFGDHVAVVQEEPQLVVEVSREKLVEIARFLRDTPGLAFNFLIYVTAVDKIEYFEVVYAVRSLKERHQLMLKVRISREEPEIPSVTSVWPAANWDERETYDLFGIRFTGHPDLRRILLPDDWEGHPLRKDYPVDRRPEKVV; encoded by the coding sequence ATGAGCCCCGCGGAATTAGTCAAGGCGCTTAAGCAAGAGTTTGGAGACCACGTCGCTGTTGTTCAAGAGGAACCCCAGCTAGTTGTGGAGGTTTCCCGCGAGAAATTAGTAGAGATAGCTCGTTTTTTGAGGGATACTCCTGGGTTGGCATTTAATTTCTTGATCTACGTTACAGCAGTGGATAAGATCGAGTATTTCGAAGTGGTATATGCCGTTCGTTCCCTTAAGGAGCGACACCAGTTAATGCTGAAAGTGAGGATTTCTAGAGAGGAACCGGAAATTCCCTCTGTTACTTCGGTCTGGCCGGCTGCCAACTGGGATGAGCGGGAGACTTATGACTTGTTTGGAATTCGCTTTACCGGTCATCCCGATTTAAGGCGCATTTTACTTCCCGATGACTGGGAAGGGCATCCGCTGCGCAAAGACTATCCGGTTGATCGGCGGCCGGAGAAAGTTGTCTAA